A genomic segment from Daphnia pulex isolate KAP4 chromosome 5, ASM2113471v1 encodes:
- the LOC124193705 gene encoding deleted in malignant brain tumors 1 protein-like: MAALKAVIIALSLLVVAIIYSDIVEDENEEETYFEESATSPSTGTGLENLMLGQLLTGDSGSFESPDFPTTDHKLDCVWLIQVDKTKNIRLVLVEFDTEMGSDFFLVHDGPSTEHPVILVHSGNSIPPPIRSTGHELLIRFVTNNKVTSRGFQANYFSVPHCFNSVYSSSGLITSSNYPSSYDCNMRCDWLISVGQSEKILMEFLDVNTEEDYDVIQIYDGDSDLAPFLNRISGDHRDEVILTTSTSNVALIRFITDKSVSKTGFAMKFTAGNPADLVQYFMKEYSNSDLTKNLYDVTENIVQMLANVTSTE; the protein is encoded by the exons ATGGCCGCTCTTAAGGCCGTGATCATTGCTCTCTCATTGCTAGTGGTGGCGATTATTTATTCGGATATAGTTGaggatgaaaatgaagaagaaacttaCTTCGAGGAATCGG CGACTAGCCCGTCGACTGGTACTGGATTGGAAAATTTAATGTTGGGTCAGCTGTTAACTGGAGATTCGGGTTCGTTTGAATCACCCGACTTCCCCACAACTGACCATAAACTGGATTGCGTATGGCTCATTCAAgttgataaaacaaaaaacatccGGCTTGTTTTGGTTGAATTCGACACTGAAATGGGTTccgacttttttctt GTTCACGACGGACCTAGTACCGAACATCCAGTTATTTTAGTGCACAGTGGAAATTCCATACCACCCCCCATCAGATCCACTGGTCATGAATTGCTTATCCGTTTCGTCACAAACAACAAAGTCACCAGTCGAGGATTCCAGgctaattatttttct GTTCCGCATTGTTTCAATTCCGTTTATTCTTCGTCGGGCCTCATCACGTCTTCCAACTACCCGTCTAGCTATGATTGTAATATGCGCTGTGATTGGCTTATCAGTGTAGGACAGTCGGAGAAAATTTTAATGGAATTTTTAGACGTTAATACCGAAGAAGATTATGACGTTATACAG ATTTACGATGGTGATAGCGATCTTGCTCCATTTCTAAACCGAATTAGTGGAGATCACAGAGATGAAGTTATTTTAACAACATCTACATCTAATGTCGCCTTGATTCGCTTTATCACAGATAAAAGTGTTTCTAAAACGGGTTTTGCGATGAAATTTACAGCCGGAAATCCTGCGG ATTTGGTCCAGTATTTCATGAAGGAATATTCAAATTCGGATTTGACCAAAAATCTATACGATGTCACTGAAAACATTGTGCAAATGTTAGCGAATGT
- the LOC124193702 gene encoding uncharacterized protein LOC124193702 isoform X3 produces MMAIDESMGSLEELSDNLHQHLSTHIDHASVLQYELDMLRSQLTEKNRLISTQQVTIKQLQDALNTTQKELTDLRKAAEMEITCKNETIDILQTDLIDCQQQYANCLQQLMNQNRVLSEIRDDDAALVEKVAQLEKKLRKTGQTVSTQTESPQRLSENNSRQTSGSLKTSPAPPFNSPPSYYHRDRVTNIHYSAGPFHGETGDRRDESCSPQLTRDIHGQVKSSPTQQRPLNESRSDTQQFPWSQFQDLLSEVRQIQKLLQSTGERKTSRDTPATNIRTDDLTGFWNTITEERQQRLQLDHCVRQMELDVLEVKTQVQSCKARLQNEQPPPVSPSMRWNCCPLKCCGSSSHQAVKHCCSCAEDFPIPHPKLRTSSSLFTLV; encoded by the exons ATGATGGCCATTGATGAAAGCATGGGAAGTCTGGAAGAGCTTTCGGATAACCTTCATCAACATCTTAGCACTCATATTGACCATGCGTCTGTGTTGCAATATGAACTAGATATGCTTCGTTCTCAATTAACTGAGAAGAACAGACTT ATATCAACACAACAAGTTACTATCAAACAGCTTCAAGATGCTCttaacacaacacaaaaagaacTAACAGATTTAAGAAAAGCAGCAGAAATGGAG ATAACCTGCAAGAATGAAACAATTGACATACTGCAAACGGATTTAATTGATTGCCAACAACAGTACGCCAATTGCCTTCAACAG TTAATGAATCAAAATCGCGTTCTTTCGGAGATTCGAGACGACGACGCCGCGCTTGTTGAGAAGGTTGCCCAATTAGAAAAGAAGTTACGCAAAACTGGTCAGACAGTCTCCACTCAGACCGAAAGTCCTCAACGATTGTCTGAAAATAATAGCCGACAAACCTCTGGCTCTTTAAAAACCTCCCCTGCACCTCCATTCAATTCTCCACCATCATATTACCATCGGGACCGCGTTACGAATATTCATTATTCGGCAGG ACCATTTCACGGAGAAACGGGGGATAGACGCGATGAAAGCTGCTCTCCACAACTTACTCGCGATATTCATGGTCAAGTTAAATCATCTCCTACCCAGCAAAGACCATTGAACGAATCAAGATCTGATACTCAGCAGTTCCCATGGTCGCAG TTCCAGGACCTCCTATCTGAAGTTCGGCAAATACAGAAGCTGTTACAATCAACCGGCGAACGAAAAACTAGTCGTGACACGCCCGCGACTAACATTCGCACAGATGACCTGACAGGCTTCTGGAACACCATCACCGAAGAGCGGCAGCAGAGACTTCAGCTGGATCATTGTGTTCGACAAATGGAGTTAGATGTCCTAGAAGTAAAAACTCAAGTTCAAAGCTGTAAGGCTCGTCTTCAAAACGAGCAACCCCCACCGGTTTCCCCTTCCATGCGCTGGAACTGTTGTCCCTTAAAATGTTGTGGCTCATCCAGTCATCAAGCTGTTAAACATTGCTGTTCTTGTGCAGAAGATTTCCCAATTCCTCATCCTAAACTGCGAACCTCATCGTCCTTATTTACTCTGGTATAA
- the LOC124193702 gene encoding uncharacterized protein LOC124193702 isoform X1 — translation MSDSAGMNENDLFEGGESKSSSQESGLCSTMMAIDESMGSLEELSDNLHQHLSTHIDHASVLQYELDMLRSQLTEKNRLISTQQVTIKQLQDALNTTQKELTDLRKAAEMEITCKNETIDILQTDLIDCQQQYANCLQQLMNQNRVLSEIRDDDAALVEKVAQLEKKLRKTGQTVSTQTESPQRLSENNSRQTSGSLKTSPAPPFNSPPSYYHRDRVTNIHYSAGPFHGETGDRRDESCSPQLTRDIHGQVKSSPTQQRPLNESRSDTQQFPWSQFQDLLSEVRQIQKLLQSTGERKTSRDTPATNIRTDDLTGFWNTITEERQQRLQLDHCVRQMELDVLEVKTQVQSCKARLQNEQPPPVSPSMRWNCCPLKCCGSSSHQAVKHCCSCAEDFPIPHPKLRTSSSLFTLV, via the exons atgaGTGATTCAGCTGGTATGaacgaaaatgatttatttgaagGTGGCGAATCAAAATCGTCTTCACAAGAAAGTGGATTATGTAGTACT ATGATGGCCATTGATGAAAGCATGGGAAGTCTGGAAGAGCTTTCGGATAACCTTCATCAACATCTTAGCACTCATATTGACCATGCGTCTGTGTTGCAATATGAACTAGATATGCTTCGTTCTCAATTAACTGAGAAGAACAGACTT ATATCAACACAACAAGTTACTATCAAACAGCTTCAAGATGCTCttaacacaacacaaaaagaacTAACAGATTTAAGAAAAGCAGCAGAAATGGAG ATAACCTGCAAGAATGAAACAATTGACATACTGCAAACGGATTTAATTGATTGCCAACAACAGTACGCCAATTGCCTTCAACAG TTAATGAATCAAAATCGCGTTCTTTCGGAGATTCGAGACGACGACGCCGCGCTTGTTGAGAAGGTTGCCCAATTAGAAAAGAAGTTACGCAAAACTGGTCAGACAGTCTCCACTCAGACCGAAAGTCCTCAACGATTGTCTGAAAATAATAGCCGACAAACCTCTGGCTCTTTAAAAACCTCCCCTGCACCTCCATTCAATTCTCCACCATCATATTACCATCGGGACCGCGTTACGAATATTCATTATTCGGCAGG ACCATTTCACGGAGAAACGGGGGATAGACGCGATGAAAGCTGCTCTCCACAACTTACTCGCGATATTCATGGTCAAGTTAAATCATCTCCTACCCAGCAAAGACCATTGAACGAATCAAGATCTGATACTCAGCAGTTCCCATGGTCGCAG TTCCAGGACCTCCTATCTGAAGTTCGGCAAATACAGAAGCTGTTACAATCAACCGGCGAACGAAAAACTAGTCGTGACACGCCCGCGACTAACATTCGCACAGATGACCTGACAGGCTTCTGGAACACCATCACCGAAGAGCGGCAGCAGAGACTTCAGCTGGATCATTGTGTTCGACAAATGGAGTTAGATGTCCTAGAAGTAAAAACTCAAGTTCAAAGCTGTAAGGCTCGTCTTCAAAACGAGCAACCCCCACCGGTTTCCCCTTCCATGCGCTGGAACTGTTGTCCCTTAAAATGTTGTGGCTCATCCAGTCATCAAGCTGTTAAACATTGCTGTTCTTGTGCAGAAGATTTCCCAATTCCTCATCCTAAACTGCGAACCTCATCGTCCTTATTTACTCTGGTATAA
- the LOC124193702 gene encoding uncharacterized protein LOC124193702 isoform X2, translating to MSDSAGMNENDLFEGGESKSSSQESGLCSTMMAIDESMGSLEELSDNLHQHLSTHIDHASVLQYELDMLRSQLTEKNRLISTQQVTIKQLQDALNTTQKELTDLRKAAEMELMNQNRVLSEIRDDDAALVEKVAQLEKKLRKTGQTVSTQTESPQRLSENNSRQTSGSLKTSPAPPFNSPPSYYHRDRVTNIHYSAGPFHGETGDRRDESCSPQLTRDIHGQVKSSPTQQRPLNESRSDTQQFPWSQFQDLLSEVRQIQKLLQSTGERKTSRDTPATNIRTDDLTGFWNTITEERQQRLQLDHCVRQMELDVLEVKTQVQSCKARLQNEQPPPVSPSMRWNCCPLKCCGSSSHQAVKHCCSCAEDFPIPHPKLRTSSSLFTLV from the exons atgaGTGATTCAGCTGGTATGaacgaaaatgatttatttgaagGTGGCGAATCAAAATCGTCTTCACAAGAAAGTGGATTATGTAGTACT ATGATGGCCATTGATGAAAGCATGGGAAGTCTGGAAGAGCTTTCGGATAACCTTCATCAACATCTTAGCACTCATATTGACCATGCGTCTGTGTTGCAATATGAACTAGATATGCTTCGTTCTCAATTAACTGAGAAGAACAGACTT ATATCAACACAACAAGTTACTATCAAACAGCTTCAAGATGCTCttaacacaacacaaaaagaacTAACAGATTTAAGAAAAGCAGCAGAAATGGAG TTAATGAATCAAAATCGCGTTCTTTCGGAGATTCGAGACGACGACGCCGCGCTTGTTGAGAAGGTTGCCCAATTAGAAAAGAAGTTACGCAAAACTGGTCAGACAGTCTCCACTCAGACCGAAAGTCCTCAACGATTGTCTGAAAATAATAGCCGACAAACCTCTGGCTCTTTAAAAACCTCCCCTGCACCTCCATTCAATTCTCCACCATCATATTACCATCGGGACCGCGTTACGAATATTCATTATTCGGCAGG ACCATTTCACGGAGAAACGGGGGATAGACGCGATGAAAGCTGCTCTCCACAACTTACTCGCGATATTCATGGTCAAGTTAAATCATCTCCTACCCAGCAAAGACCATTGAACGAATCAAGATCTGATACTCAGCAGTTCCCATGGTCGCAG TTCCAGGACCTCCTATCTGAAGTTCGGCAAATACAGAAGCTGTTACAATCAACCGGCGAACGAAAAACTAGTCGTGACACGCCCGCGACTAACATTCGCACAGATGACCTGACAGGCTTCTGGAACACCATCACCGAAGAGCGGCAGCAGAGACTTCAGCTGGATCATTGTGTTCGACAAATGGAGTTAGATGTCCTAGAAGTAAAAACTCAAGTTCAAAGCTGTAAGGCTCGTCTTCAAAACGAGCAACCCCCACCGGTTTCCCCTTCCATGCGCTGGAACTGTTGTCCCTTAAAATGTTGTGGCTCATCCAGTCATCAAGCTGTTAAACATTGCTGTTCTTGTGCAGAAGATTTCCCAATTCCTCATCCTAAACTGCGAACCTCATCGTCCTTATTTACTCTGGTATAA
- the LOC124193637 gene encoding uncharacterized protein LOC124193637 translates to MAKFLMLLFLAATLKSSFGAICPNPQAYSGQSLCDPWGTYCGECVSFYKVCSDDTRTTSSWVQGQKVRGASLAFGTGIATFTNGKYDSGHTAIYVGQSSTGIDVWDQWVGQPVHQRTLRFDSTSYQNDGDNFYVIQ, encoded by the exons ATGGCGAAGTTTTTAATGCTACTTTTCTTGGCCGCTACACTTAAGAGTAGCTTTGGAGCTATTTGCCCCAATCCGCAAGCATACTCTGGCCAATCTCTGTGTGATCCATGGGGTACATACTGTGGTGAATGCGTTTCCTTCTACaag GTTTGCTCAGATGATACACGAACAACTAGTTCCTGGGTACAAGGGCAAAAAGTCAGAGGAGCCAGCTTGGCATTCGGCACGGGCATTGCAACTTTTACTAACGGCAAGTACGACAGTGGACACACGGCAATTTACGTTGGCCAGTCCTCGACTGGAATTGATGTCTGGGACCAATGGGTTGGCCAACCTGTTCACCAGCGCACTCTTCGATTTGACAGCACCAGTTATCAGAATGACGGGGATAACTTTTACGTTATTCAGTGA
- the LOC124193636 gene encoding G2/mitotic-specific cyclin-B2-like isoform X3, which yields MSNNRVPLKEISDTLRRSHRLNGVSKQLNTSTSSMPPQTKNVKVISSKKPSQRRRHKVTAGANFSNAANCKRQTVVRRTKSDCVVIDIDDAPPSTSSVTVPPLVGVKPEDLWLCQPSVAHDMYLHAKSLESRHCFSPNYLSTVGSRVSNEMRATLVNWLVEIHGHLKLEPETLHTAVRLLDATLQHFKVGVNRLQLCGLAVFWLATKLESRALSAQDLLYLMCYKGDVLILVRMEQTVLKLLNFQLQVADPIFFLNRLMLYDENGQSEEFYNTCNYCMDSVLHDITTVDIPASELASAALLAGRMIDGHLEWPYPIGYATEHWPSPKKLEPLAQKMIRAILEASEGKSTYTGAYKKYASRKRFYGLSESQKFSSVNLSKLIEVRPSSIC from the exons ATGTCTAATAATAGAGTGCCCCTGAAGGAAATTTCCGATACACTGAGGCGATCACATCGACTTAATGGCGTCTCAAAGCAGCTGAATACTTCCACCAGCTCCATGCCGCCGCAAACCAAG AATGTCAAAGTCATCAGCAGCAAAAAGCCTAGTCAACGTCGTCGTCACAAAGTGACAGCAGGTGCCAACTTTTCGAACGCAGCCAATTGCAAACGTCAAACGGTTGTTAGGCGGACAAAGTCAGATTGTGTCGTGATAGATATCGACGATGCACCGCCATCTACCTCATCAGTAACAGTCCCACCTCTGGTCGGTGTCAAGCCAGAAGATTTGTGGCTATGCCAGCCCTCAGTGGCTCAC GACATGTATTTACACGCCAAGAGCCTCGAGAGTCGACATTGCTTTTCGCCAAATTATTTATCTACCGTTGGCTCTCGGGTTAGTAACGAGATGCGAGCCACATTGGTCAATTGGCTAGTTGAAATTCAC GGTCACCTGAAGTTGGAGCCGGAGACATTGCACACAGCTGTCAGATTGCTGGACGCAACTTTGCAACATTTTAAAGTTGGCGTGAATCGTTTGCAATTGTGTGGTCTGGCAGTCTTCTGGTTGGCCACTAAACTGGAGTCTAGAGCACTTAGT gCTCAGGACTTGTTGTACCTGATGTGTTACAAAGGCGACGTTTTGATTCTCGTTCGCATGGAACAAACAGTATTGAAGTTGCTCAACTTTCAGCTGCAGGTGGCTGATCCCATATTCTTTCTTAACCGGCTGATGCTTTACGACGAGAACGGTCAAAGTGAAGAG TTCTACAATACCTGCAATTATTGCATGGATTCCGTTCTGCACGATATAACTACAGTGGATATCCCGGCATCCGAGTTGGCAAGTGCTGCCCTTCTAGCTGGAAGAATGATTGATGGGCACTTGGAATGGCCTTACCCCATCGGGTACGCTACAGAGCACTGGCCATCACCCAAGAAGCTCGAACCCTTGGCACAGAAAATGATTCGTGCTATTCTTGAG GCCAGCGAAGGAAAGTCTACATATACTGGAGCTTACAAGAAGTACGCGAGCCGAAAGCGATTTTACGGTCTGAGTGAAAGCCAGAAGTTCAGTTCTGTAAATTTAAGCAAATTGATTGAAGTGCGTCCGAGTTCTATTTGTTGA
- the LOC124193636 gene encoding G2/mitotic-specific cyclin-B2-like isoform X2 has protein sequence MSNNRVPLKEISDTLRRSHRLNGVSKQLNTSTSSMPPQTKKNVKVISSKKPSQRRRHKVTAGANFSNAANCKRQTVVRRTKSDCVVIDIDDAPPSTSSVTVPPLVGVKPEDLWLCQPSVAHDMYLHAKSLESRHCFSPNYLSTVGSRVSNEMRATLVNWLVEIHGHLKLEPETLHTAVRLLDATLQHFKVGVNRLQLCGLAVFWLATKLESRALSAQDLLYLMCYKGDVLILVRMEQTVLKLLNFQLQVADPIFFLNRLMLYDENGQSEEFYNTCNYCMDSVLHDITTVDIPASELASAALLAGRMIDGHLEWPYPIGYATEHWPSPKKLEPLAQKMIRAILEASEGKSTYTGAYKKYASRKRFYGLSESQKFSSVNLSKLIEVRPSSIC, from the exons ATGTCTAATAATAGAGTGCCCCTGAAGGAAATTTCCGATACACTGAGGCGATCACATCGACTTAATGGCGTCTCAAAGCAGCTGAATACTTCCACCAGCTCCATGCCGCCGCAAACCAAG AAGAATGTCAAAGTCATCAGCAGCAAAAAGCCTAGTCAACGTCGTCGTCACAAAGTGACAGCAGGTGCCAACTTTTCGAACGCAGCCAATTGCAAACGTCAAACGGTTGTTAGGCGGACAAAGTCAGATTGTGTCGTGATAGATATCGACGATGCACCGCCATCTACCTCATCAGTAACAGTCCCACCTCTGGTCGGTGTCAAGCCAGAAGATTTGTGGCTATGCCAGCCCTCAGTGGCTCAC GACATGTATTTACACGCCAAGAGCCTCGAGAGTCGACATTGCTTTTCGCCAAATTATTTATCTACCGTTGGCTCTCGGGTTAGTAACGAGATGCGAGCCACATTGGTCAATTGGCTAGTTGAAATTCAC GGTCACCTGAAGTTGGAGCCGGAGACATTGCACACAGCTGTCAGATTGCTGGACGCAACTTTGCAACATTTTAAAGTTGGCGTGAATCGTTTGCAATTGTGTGGTCTGGCAGTCTTCTGGTTGGCCACTAAACTGGAGTCTAGAGCACTTAGT gCTCAGGACTTGTTGTACCTGATGTGTTACAAAGGCGACGTTTTGATTCTCGTTCGCATGGAACAAACAGTATTGAAGTTGCTCAACTTTCAGCTGCAGGTGGCTGATCCCATATTCTTTCTTAACCGGCTGATGCTTTACGACGAGAACGGTCAAAGTGAAGAG TTCTACAATACCTGCAATTATTGCATGGATTCCGTTCTGCACGATATAACTACAGTGGATATCCCGGCATCCGAGTTGGCAAGTGCTGCCCTTCTAGCTGGAAGAATGATTGATGGGCACTTGGAATGGCCTTACCCCATCGGGTACGCTACAGAGCACTGGCCATCACCCAAGAAGCTCGAACCCTTGGCACAGAAAATGATTCGTGCTATTCTTGAG GCCAGCGAAGGAAAGTCTACATATACTGGAGCTTACAAGAAGTACGCGAGCCGAAAGCGATTTTACGGTCTGAGTGAAAGCCAGAAGTTCAGTTCTGTAAATTTAAGCAAATTGATTGAAGTGCGTCCGAGTTCTATTTGTTGA
- the LOC124193636 gene encoding G2/mitotic-specific cyclin-B2-like isoform X1 — protein sequence MSNNRVPLKEISDTLRRSHRLNGVSKQLNTSTSSMPPQTKAPLNQKNVKVISSKKPSQRRRHKVTAGANFSNAANCKRQTVVRRTKSDCVVIDIDDAPPSTSSVTVPPLVGVKPEDLWLCQPSVAHDMYLHAKSLESRHCFSPNYLSTVGSRVSNEMRATLVNWLVEIHGHLKLEPETLHTAVRLLDATLQHFKVGVNRLQLCGLAVFWLATKLESRALSAQDLLYLMCYKGDVLILVRMEQTVLKLLNFQLQVADPIFFLNRLMLYDENGQSEEFYNTCNYCMDSVLHDITTVDIPASELASAALLAGRMIDGHLEWPYPIGYATEHWPSPKKLEPLAQKMIRAILEASEGKSTYTGAYKKYASRKRFYGLSESQKFSSVNLSKLIEVRPSSIC from the exons ATGTCTAATAATAGAGTGCCCCTGAAGGAAATTTCCGATACACTGAGGCGATCACATCGACTTAATGGCGTCTCAAAGCAGCTGAATACTTCCACCAGCTCCATGCCGCCGCAAACCAAG GCTCCTCTAAACCAGAAGAATGTCAAAGTCATCAGCAGCAAAAAGCCTAGTCAACGTCGTCGTCACAAAGTGACAGCAGGTGCCAACTTTTCGAACGCAGCCAATTGCAAACGTCAAACGGTTGTTAGGCGGACAAAGTCAGATTGTGTCGTGATAGATATCGACGATGCACCGCCATCTACCTCATCAGTAACAGTCCCACCTCTGGTCGGTGTCAAGCCAGAAGATTTGTGGCTATGCCAGCCCTCAGTGGCTCAC GACATGTATTTACACGCCAAGAGCCTCGAGAGTCGACATTGCTTTTCGCCAAATTATTTATCTACCGTTGGCTCTCGGGTTAGTAACGAGATGCGAGCCACATTGGTCAATTGGCTAGTTGAAATTCAC GGTCACCTGAAGTTGGAGCCGGAGACATTGCACACAGCTGTCAGATTGCTGGACGCAACTTTGCAACATTTTAAAGTTGGCGTGAATCGTTTGCAATTGTGTGGTCTGGCAGTCTTCTGGTTGGCCACTAAACTGGAGTCTAGAGCACTTAGT gCTCAGGACTTGTTGTACCTGATGTGTTACAAAGGCGACGTTTTGATTCTCGTTCGCATGGAACAAACAGTATTGAAGTTGCTCAACTTTCAGCTGCAGGTGGCTGATCCCATATTCTTTCTTAACCGGCTGATGCTTTACGACGAGAACGGTCAAAGTGAAGAG TTCTACAATACCTGCAATTATTGCATGGATTCCGTTCTGCACGATATAACTACAGTGGATATCCCGGCATCCGAGTTGGCAAGTGCTGCCCTTCTAGCTGGAAGAATGATTGATGGGCACTTGGAATGGCCTTACCCCATCGGGTACGCTACAGAGCACTGGCCATCACCCAAGAAGCTCGAACCCTTGGCACAGAAAATGATTCGTGCTATTCTTGAG GCCAGCGAAGGAAAGTCTACATATACTGGAGCTTACAAGAAGTACGCGAGCCGAAAGCGATTTTACGGTCTGAGTGAAAGCCAGAAGTTCAGTTCTGTAAATTTAAGCAAATTGATTGAAGTGCGTCCGAGTTCTATTTGTTGA
- the LOC124193553 gene encoding solute carrier family 15 member 1-like: MMTEIDLNDADAKKKFKYPVSVFFIIVNEFCERFSYYGMKTVLGLYFRDILLYDESESTVYYHLFSMLCYFTPVFGAILADTYLGKFKTILYLSILYACGNIMLSVASIPNTLPQKEFSLLGLFIIGVGTGGIKPCVSAFGGEQFVRPQQDKQLEQFFSYFYISINAGSLLSTLLTPILREDIQCFGQSSCFPLAFGVPAILMIVAIVVFFFGKWNYKMRPTEGNIMVDVSKCIAHAIGRKFRSTDEKHDHWLYFASDKFDMELIKDIKQVLHVLVLYLPIPVFWALYDQQGSRWLFQATRMDGSLGFMSVKPDQIGIVNPLLIIAITPLFNSLIYPCFKKCGLLTPLQRIGTGGLLIGISFVISGIVELNLETTYPRIPAPGLTQLNFINTLPCPVNISYAHGNHPDKWLDVGAKSFSFERDLMDGPIRVKANLLSPRCQDVTFSNAEWTGTIEGVSTKAFSVVVTVRNGKLEVARMKTEEPLDKANSGHPRVGFIFNLNNDSYDQGNITLKSSSKIFHLPFIASNFSSTLDRLVSTDTIEVDVGTYKVFIPRKDGGVNTDDEAGSITVLQGGCYTIVVQRSLNPLSGENEDGLVMPIEVTPYNSIHMMWLLPQYFIITAGEVMFSVTGLQFSFTQAPERMQSVMQAAWLLNVAFGNLIVTVVAKAKLIPRQSMEFFLFAGLIALDIILFVILALRYTYVEDEKEKSESMKRLRSSTVKEGTDNKAFTSETAI; the protein is encoded by the exons ATGATGACCGAAATTGATCTAAATGATGCTGATGCCAAAAAG AAATTCAAGTATCCCGTGTCGGTGTTTTTCATCATCGTCAACGAGTTTTGCGAGCGATTCAGTTACTATGGCATGAAAA CTGTGCTTGGCCTATATTTTCGTGATATCTTGTTGTACGATGAAAGCGAGTCAACTGTCTACTATCATCTTTTCTCTATGCTCTGCTATTTCACACCCGTTTTTGGAGCTATTCTGGCAGACACATACCTCGGgaaattcaa GACGATTCTCTATCTTTCAA TTCTCTATGCCTGCGGTAACATCATGCTAAGCGTGGCCTCCATACCAAACACGCTGCCACAAAA agaattttctcttttgggatTGTTCATCATCGGTGTGGGCACGGGCGGCATCAAGCCCTGCGTGTCGGCCTTTGGTGGCGAGCAATTCGTCCGGCCTCAGCAAGACAAGCAGCTCGAGCAATTCTTTTCGTATTTCTACATTTCAATCAATGCCGGATCACTTCTCTCCACTTTACTGACACCCATTCTCCGAGAGGATATCCAATGCTTCGGACAGAGTTCTTGCTTCCCTTTGGCATTTGGCGTTCCGGCCATCTTGATGATCGTCGCAATCG ttgttttctttttcggcaaGTGGAACTACAAGATGCGCCCTACGGAAGGAAATATCATGGTCGACGTATCAAAATGCATTGCC CACGCAATCGGGAGAAAGTTCAGGAGCACGGACGAAAAACATGACCACTGGCTGTATTTCGCTTCCGATAAATTCGATATGGAATTAATTAAGGACATCAAACAAGTTCTGCACGTTTTAGTCCTCTATCTACCCATTCCCGTTTTCTGGGCTCTCTACGACCAGCag GGATCTCGATGGCTGTTTCAAGCGACCAGAATGGATGGCAGTTTAGGCTTCATGTCCGTCAAACCTGATCAAATCGGAATCGTCAATCCTTTGCTGATCATAGCCATTACGCCTCTGTTCAACAGTTTGATTTATCCCTGCTTCAAGAAATGCGGATTGTTGACTCCGCTCCAACGAATCGGAACAGGTGGTCTGCTCATTGGAATATCTTTCGTTATCTCCGGAATTGTCGAGCTCAACTTGGAG ACAACGTATCCTCGTATTCCAGCACCAGGGTTGACCCAGCTGAACTTTATCAACACTTTGCCGTGCCCGGTAAACATTTCCTACGCTCACGGAAACCATCCGGACAAATGGCTGGATGTGGGTGCcaagagtttttcttttgagcgAGATCTCATGGATGGACCTATCCGAGTCAAAGCCAATTTGTTGAGTCCTCGTTGTCAAGATGTTACCTTCTCGAATGCGGAATGGACTGGAACGATTGAAGGTGTTAGCACAAAg GCCTTTTCTGTCGTTGTTACCGTTCGAAATGGCAAACTGGAAGTCGCTCGGATGAAGACGGAAGAGCCTTTGGACAAGGCCAATTCCGGCCATCCTCGTGTTGG GTTTATCTTCAATTTGAACAACGACTCGTACGATCAAGGCAACATCACATTAAAGTCGAGTTCTAAGATATTCCATTTGCCGTTTATTGCCTCCAATTTTTCTTCGACCCTTGATCGACTGGTGAGCACGGACACCATAGAAGTAGACGTTGGCAC ATATAAAGTGTTTATACCACGCAAGGACGGCGGAGTCAACACCGACGATGAAGCTGGATCCATTACCGTTCTACAAGGAGGCTGTTACACCATTGTCGTCCAGCGCTCGCTGAATCCGTTGTCAGGCGAAAATGAAGACGGC CTCGTGATGCCGATTGAAGTGACTCCGTACAACTCTATCCACATGATGTGGCTCTTACCTCAGTATTTCATCATCACTGCTGGAGAGGTCATGTTCTCAGTCACGGGTTTGCAGTTTTCTTTCACTCAG GCTCCCGAGAGAATGCAGTCAGTGATGCAAGCCGCTTGGCTGTTGAATGTCGCATTTGGTAATCTCATTGTGACGGTTGTAGCCAAAGCCAAATTAATTCCCAGACAG TCAATGGAATTCTTCCTTTTCGCCGGTCTTATCGCGCTGGATATCATCCTGTTTGTGATCCTCGCTCTCCGTTACACGTACGtcgaagatgaaaaagaaaaatccgaaAGCATGAAAAGGCTGCGCTCTTCTACGGTGAAAGAAGGAACCGATAATAAGGCATTTACTTCCGAGACGGCGATATAG